From the genome of Solanum stenotomum isolate F172 chromosome 5, ASM1918654v1, whole genome shotgun sequence:
TCTTCATCAACTAGTCTATGCTCTAAACATCTCAATTtatacaacataattttattcaacttatctaaaaataatatcattatTTACTTGGATCGAAAATCTATTTGAAACAACTCTCTACTTTACTCACAAAATAAAGATAAGTTCTGCATATATATCATTCTCTTCAGATTtcacttgtaaaatttcaatgATTATGCTAttgttgtaaaataaaattttactttttatagttaaaaaaaacgTAATCTTAAAGTTTCTCTTATACTAAAAAATGtcttaaaattaattagatAACGCATTTTAAAAGTGAGACGTATTGAAAACTCCAATGAACTTAccgcaaattattagtttcatctccGAACTATTGATAACCTTAAAAACACTCATGTACTTGACTAACTAGATTTAGATACACCCTCAATACACTCCTGATCTGCCACATAACATAACAAGTGATGTCAAACTCTTGCAGGAGCATGAGACTAGTAATAAAAAATCGagaaaagtgttgaaaacatTCCTAAATTTAACGAGATTTTAGGAGTAcatttaagttcagttagttAAATAAAATGGTATTTTTAAAGCTGTCAATAATTTaaggatgaaattaataattcacGTCAAATTTTAAAATGCTTTCAATACttcactcttttaaaaaaattatattataggGAGTAATAAGATGTGACATAATTTGAAACAAAGATCATGTGGTTATAATATTccgtaaaaaaaaagtaaataaatattgtgaaaTACTATTAGGATATTTTaggaagaaaacaaataaatcgAAATAATACGAACCGTTCATTCGTCACCTGAAAAAACACCCCCTCCATTTTTAACAGCTCTTCTTCTCTTACAAACTTCTCTGTTCACTGTACTTCTCTGTTCACAAGTCACTATTttctctcccttctctctcACTGCCAATGGAGTCTCGCGTGTTGACTGGTGGCGCCACCGCCATTCGCGGCGGTCTCCCACTTCTCCGGAAGCCGGCGGCAGTGATGAAGTTCCCCACTGCCGCCACATGCGGCATCAACAGGGACTTCCCTGCTGGTGCTGTTACGGCAAAACCAGTCGGACCTCTAATTGCTGGCCCCAATTTGATTTGGGGACGACAATTACGTCCGGCCATTCTTCTCGAAACTTCACCAAAAAGGGAATCCATTAAGCCGTGCTCCGCTGCGGCTTCTTCTTCCGCCGGAAGCAGCGATTCCTCCGGGTAAGGTCCATTTTCAATTTCTTACTTATTGACCCGACCCggcatatgtatatatatatatatatatatatatatatcgtttAATTTGAGTTTCGACCCGCTTTGTTTTTCTTCGCGCAGGGATGCTAAAGTCGGGTTTTTCAACAAAGCTACTCTGACTACCGGGTTTTTCTTCTTCATGTGGTATGTCTCGACAACTTATCGATTCGTAGCTGATTAAAGTTACGTAggtattaataatataaagattAGTTAAGAAATAATCTTCGTATTATTTTAGGTAGGAATTAGTTATACAGAAATTtataagttatttcatttgttatcctgtataaattaatatatagatttcttcattaacttatttcatgtatGAATTATATTGGTTTTTGAATTGCAAACTGACATCGTATTAGTTGTGTTGAATTTTATACATAGTAAAACAGTTACCAAACATGAGGAGTATTATTTATGCGGaatttaatatatatgaataacttaGTTCTTATTCAGCTGCCAAACTACCcgttagtattttaatttttttatttaactgtTAAACAGTTTTGGTGATGAAATGACTaatttgacctttttttttgtaggtATTTTCTGAATGTGATATTCAATATCCTCAACAAGAAGATCTACAATTACTTTCCTTATCCTTAGTACGTATTCCAATGtggttttttgttttgttttctgtGGTGTAATCAATATTTGATTGTAATAGAAGgaacctttttaaaaatattttatccttttgttttttttcttcttaataataattattgtaataaattttgtattatatatGCAGTTTTGTTTCTGTTATACATTTGGCTGTTGGGGTGGTATATTGCTTGGTGAGCTGGACTGTAGGCCTCCCAAAAAGAGCTGTAAGTGTTTTTTTAATTCATGGGATTTTTCTTCTCAATCAAATGTCTTCCGAGTTACTTATATACGTTGACAGTGTAAAATAAACTTTAGAGTCACGTTAATGATAAATATCGGTAAACGATGCTCATAAAGAAATGAGATTAGGAATGTGGCAAATAAGGTAAGTTACTTGCTAAATATGTTGTTAGTGTAAAAATGTTTACACTCTCATTGTATTTAAGTTTAAATCCGTAGTATGATAAGAAAATTAGTTCCTCGAGTGACTTGTGATTGATTTTTCAATATGTACTTCCTTCTGGAGAAAAAAATACTGGAGATCTCCAATTTGATTTGAGTTTGACTGTGAAAGACGATGATCGATGGCCATAAGGAAGTAAAATTCTAAATGTGGAACACACATTTTGATTCTTGGTTCATCATTGTCATGTATAAATCACCACATTAATAAAACTATAGAACAAGATTAAGGTATCGATTGTGTAACATTCTTTTAGGtttaaaaaaacacattttcCTCGACTAATTCGTTTAGAATTTTCACAAGACTGCAACTTTCTGATTTGCTGTGAGTTTCGATGTCTCTTTGTAGCCTATTGATTCAACACAACTGAAGCTGCTCACCCCTGTTGCCTTCTGTCATGCGCTTGGCCATGTTACCAGCAATGTCTCGTTTGCTGCAGTTGCTGTCTCATTCACTCACACAATCAAAGGTCGCATTCCACCTATCACTGCAGAAAAGTTTTGCGTTATATAATCCGTATTCGAAGTCTAAGTCTGTTTCTTTTTGTCGTACAGCTCTGGAGCCTTTCTTCAATGCTGCTGCATCTCAGTTCATTCTTGGACAACAAATACCTTTAGCACTATGGCTGTCACTTGCTCCAGTTGTCCTTGGTTAGCTCTGTTCTTCTCTGTCTGGTGCCACTCGGGTTGTAGCAATaaacacatttttattattttgaaatgagGAAATTGCCTGAAAATATATCGGTTTCAGGCTGATCAATTAAACATGTAGATTCTTACATTTACTAGAGAAAGGAGAGAGTTTTGTGTGGTCGCCCGTTAGGTGAGAGGCAGAGGGCTTGTTTCATATCGTCTTGTCTTTATTTAGTAATTGTGTAGTTTCTCGATGTTTTTTTTGCTATCTGTTGCTCCATTTTGCTCTGTAGTTTGATATTTTGttgtcatttctttttcttactGCAACCCTTTTCCGAATAACTTTACTTTTttagccgagggtctatcgaaaacaacctctctatcccacaaaggtagggtaaggtttgtgtacatCTTACCCTCCTcggaccccacttgtgggattacactaagGATGTTGTTGTTTGACGTAAAGGGGAAAGTTTTAAATACTAATGTGCAAGAGGTAATTACCGTGTTTTGACTTATCTTTCAACTGGATGTGCAGGTGTGTCGATGGCTTCATTGACTGAGCTATCTTTCAATTGGTTGGGCTTCACTAGTGCTATGATTTCTAACATCTCCTTCACATACAGGAGTATATACTCAAAGAAAGCTATGGTATACTCTATGTAAAATTAATCTGAGTattaaaacattcaatataTCTAAGGCAACTTTTCTGATGAATGCTTCTTTTGCAGACTGATATGGATAGTACTAACGTGTATGCCTACATATCCATCATTGCTCTTATCTTTTGCCTCCCGCCTGCCATTTTTGTGAGTCGGATAACATTAGCATGccactttctctttttttcactctttttctCGTAAATCTACTTCTTCCTCATTATATACTTTTCATTCTGACAATGTTACAGATTGAGGGACCTCAATTGCTCCAACATGGATTCAACGATGCCATTGCTAAAGTTGGTCTAACAAAATTCGTAACAGATCTCTTTTGGGTGGGAATGTTTTATCACCTCTACAATCAGGTAAACCAGCTAGTAAATGCTGCTAGATTGATGAAAACCTGTGAAAAACCTTCAACCTCGTACACATTAATATGTGACTATTTGCATAATTGGCCTTTTACCAAGATTTCCCGCATTGCTAATCTTCTTGTTTATGTACTTTTCTTTCCACAACCAGGTAGCCACAAACACCCTTGAGAGGGTGGCACCTCTTACACATGCAGTTGGAAATGTGTTGAAACGTGTGTTCGTGATTGGATTCTCAATTGTTATCTTCGGTAAGTATCCATCTTTGCTAAGTTATATCCGCAGAATGCCATGTTGTTATGACGAGAAAACTTAAAAACGTATACATATGTTGCAGGTAACAAAATTTCAAGACAAACCGGTATTGGAACCTGCATTGCAATTGCTGGTGTTGCAATCTACTCTTTCATTAAGGCCAAgatggaagaagagaaaagggtgAGTCCAAAACGAAATTTTGATTCCTTAACAAGAAAATTATTGTTccaaatttatcaaaatgaatataccTTAAAAGGAAAGCATGTGCTGTTGGTTAAACACTTATAGTCGTTTGATAGTTGATTAGAGTTATGCAGTTATTAGTTATCTGGATTTCTAAACTGCAAATCAAacatcatattaattttatacatgaaaaCTTACCTCCTAACCAGTAATCAAACGTGGTACTACTTATGCAGAATTTAATATGTGTATAACTCACCTCTAAACCAGCTATCAAATGACCCCTTATGACTAGTGGTTTATCTTGTCAAGCTTATTTACCATTATGTGATAGTGATCGTGCATGTATCCGTCTCATGTATCTTTACCACTCGTGTGAAAATCTATTAGAACTGTGGACTTCACTCGTCTACTACTCGACCTTTGCCACAGAGATTGTTTCCTTAACTCCATTCTAGATTGCCACATGCATTGATTTAACTATATTGAATTACTAATATCtactaaaactgaaataatTTGCTTCACACTGATGTTCATCTTATGATCTTGTTCTTTTGCAGCAAAAGAAAGCCGCCTGAAAATGAAGGAACGCGTATCAGGAAGAAGGTTGTGATGGACTCTCTGTTgatttttcactattttttccTGTCCAAATAAagatgaagaagggaaacctctGCTTTTCTTGGAGTTCTGTAGTTTAGTTTGGAGTCAATTGTTTTGATTCAAAGGTCAATTGCCTGCTAATTTCTGTATACTTGTGATtattgtaataataataatgtaccAACTTCTATATATTTCATTCCCAGACATCGTGAATTCATTAGACTGAAGATTTTCGTATCATGTTAATACACCATTTTCTCTTGAACAGCCAGCATACACAATGAATTTTCATGTGTATAGGCGGTCGAAAAACTTATTTGCACTTGATGTTTACACCGACTAAATAAGTACAATATAATCATGGTTATATTGATTCACATTTTCGTCTCAAACATATCATTAACCATAGTAAACTAATATAGTTTGGTGTAAACATCGGATGTGTACATTTTTTCCATTCAAATCTCCTATTTTTACCAATTTTGGTAATGTGCTAGTTAATATCCTGAAAAGGAATATGTTGACTCTTTTCCAATTGGTTGGATTGTAGGTGCGATGACTTACTTCAAGGTGAGGTATTTGGTTCATATCCAGGATGACCCATCTGcgttggagaaaaaaaatagaagaagcaTCTAACTACTGCTCAACTTGGCTTGGTGGGATTTAGCTCGGTTGCTAGAGCTTCACTTTTGAAATTGAGTCATTACAATCACGGATTGGATGTTTAATCGTCCAAATGGTAATAATAGTAGCTTGAAAATCAtgtcaaaatatatcaagaccTGGGCCCAGGTTCTCTTTCTTCAAGAAAGGGTAGCTTTAAACAACCCGATTCCAAACACACCAAACAAGCAAGCAACTCCCTACATTTGGAATAGCCCTAAGATTTTGAGaggaaatttaaaatatctatcATTATATCAAACATGTTAGACGATTTTGTAgttaattcctttcatttatcTCCTATGTAATTATTTTCCCTTCCTCAATTAACAAGCCTTGAACAAAAGAGCAAAGCATAAATAACCCATAACCCTCAAATTTACCTAAAAATAATTGAAGTAATATATATCgcgaaaaaaataattatacgatctcttttttttaaaacatgttgtaacatataacatatttaattttgaaaagttcAAATTCACTTTTAAAGATGCTTACTAGTAGATATTGTTTAGATAATTTGATaatgtaaaaagaatatttacatTATCGGTGTACAAAACTTAACAAATTATGTGAGGGAGGGAGCTCTTAACTACAAATCTCCTCTACCTTATGGAAAGAGGTTTCAAACATTTTCTCctatattaaaattcaaattatcatAGTTTTGAATGATGTGACGGAAGAAAAGTAATGAAACCTGCATGGCTACTGAATAATTATTCTTTTACTTATCAATAATAAAGCCTTTgactattatatttattaatcataTCTTGTTCAGTTCTATCGTCCAAactcatttttaaaatcatcAGCTGAAATCAATGCCTCGATATCTTCCCAATTCcaataatttgataaattattCATGACACTACTTCTAATTGGATGCCATGTAATAGTTGACTCCTCCTCCATGTTACTATCAAGATTTTCCatgtaattataaatatttgaagatgTAGTAGAAGTGGGAATTGAAAATGGAATATTTGTATCATATGGTTGAGAAGTACTACTCTTTTCCCTTGTGATGTCACTTGTTGTCAGTGCAGGACAGGGTAGGTTGAAAATTTTAGGGCTACTTAAGGTCAAACTCATTTTGCATTCGCCGTGTCCCGCTCTATTGTCATCCCTACTTGTTGATGTGATCTTGAGCTTGTTTTTCCGACCCCCGCCGATGGGTACGTCACGGAGGAGGCCACCTTGAGTCCAATACCTTTTACAACCTTTACATAAATAGCGAGGTTGTGACTTGTTGTAATTGTTGTAGTAACAAAATTTGGTATTTGTTGATTCACATCTTGGACACTTTAAGGGCTTTGTTGGTTTAGTAGTTTTCATGaccaaattatcaaaaatatatatattgatgatatgaaaATGATTTAGTGTTACTCTAGCCTATAGATAGATTTTGGTGCAAAAAGAGATGTGAATATGAAGAAAATGAGTGTTATGTTGTGTTTTTGCTTGGGAGAAATGGTGTGTTGAGGTGAAAATACAATATGAATGGAGGTGGTAAAGGACAAGGTCttatatggattttttttaatgaatttaagttatatatatatacggtACAGATGTTAAATAGCTGGATTgagttgaaattggaaatatcaAAATAGCGAGTGAGTCATTGACTCTCCTtcaaattcacaatttttttttagttggattgaaattgaataaaaatcgagtcataattcaattcactcaatttttaataatttataaaaaaaattgtttgtttgAGTATCtaatatataaaacattttttcttatattatgactatgtataacatattaaataaacaaaaaaaaaaaatctctttttaaaaatatttagacaaaatttcACACTGATCAATCTGAATTACATATCAACAAACTTTTTAAGTCAGTTGAATTAAGTTGgtcaaaataaattgaattaataaaataaatcaatcatTAACTTGTTTAAACCGAAAATGATTGAgcatatcataaataatcatagATTGATTTGTTCacctctctatatatatacacaaataataTGCACATTTTGTTACACTAACTATGAATTTTAGTCAATGATAGTATGTTAATTACTATTTATACTTAATTACTAATCGATGATCATCAAGAAATTTATAGTGTGCA
Proteins encoded in this window:
- the LOC125865380 gene encoding triose phosphate/phosphate translocator, chloroplastic — its product is MESRVLTGGATAIRGGLPLLRKPAAVMKFPTAATCGINRDFPAGAVTAKPVGPLIAGPNLIWGRQLRPAILLETSPKRESIKPCSAAASSSAGSSDSSGDAKVGFFNKATLTTGFFFFMWYFLNVIFNILNKKIYNYFPYPYFVSVIHLAVGVVYCLVSWTVGLPKRAPIDSTQLKLLTPVAFCHALGHVTSNVSFAAVAVSFTHTIKALEPFFNAAASQFILGQQIPLALWLSLAPVVLGVSMASLTELSFNWLGFTSAMISNISFTYRSIYSKKAMTDMDSTNVYAYISIIALIFCLPPAIFIEGPQLLQHGFNDAIAKVGLTKFVTDLFWVGMFYHLYNQVATNTLERVAPLTHAVGNVLKRVFVIGFSIVIFGNKISRQTGIGTCIAIAGVAIYSFIKAKMEEEKRQKKAA